A single Carassius carassius chromosome 3, fCarCar2.1, whole genome shotgun sequence DNA region contains:
- the LOC132123503 gene encoding pleckstrin homology domain-containing family F member 2-like encodes MAVQHIFTVQNRERIQAVESTFGRPGKMLLKPGRILVGEGYLSKLCRRGPKPKAFFLFNDILVYGRIMVPGRWNSKLKIIPLEDVQQEDLEDGVAMPNQWLIRTPRKSFYVSAASPDEKNAWMGRIEQYKSLLVQAKGLPADKAVQNFAATWIPDMASAICMRCSKRFNVANRRHHCRRCGYIVCRACSKSRALIPNISSRPVRICRACVSSVHEGKEQGKQRAKGKHWKKNSVEDTPTLHEYETSSDDESCEQGYQVPTKWFKSPEDEDYSPYCYIKPEHMNPPVSEL; translated from the coding sequence ATGGCAGTACAACATATCTTTACTGTTCAGAACCGTGAGCGAATCCAGGCAGTGGAGAGCACCTTCGGCCGACCCGGAAAGATGCTTCTCAAACCGGGGCGTATTCTGGTGGGAGAGGGCTACTTGTCAAAGCTGTGCAGACGTGGACCCAAACCCAAAGCGTTCTTCCTCTTCAATGACATTTTGGTCTATGGTAGAATCATGGTGCCCGGTCGCTGGAACAGTAAGCTGAAGATCATTCCTTTGGAGGATGTGCAGCAGGAAGATCTGGAAGATGGAGTGGCCATGCCCAACCAATGGCTCATCCGCACGCCACGCAAGTCTTTCTACGTGTCGGCGGCCTCGCCTGATGAAAAGAACGCATGGATGGGACGCATTGAGCAGTACAAGTCCCTCCTAGTGCAAGCCAAGGGCCTCCCTGCTGACAAAGCTGTACAGAACTTTGCTGCCACCTGGATCCCTGACATGGCATCAGCCATCTGTATGCGCTGCTCAAAGCGATTTAACGTTGCCAATCGGAGGCACCACTGCCGGAGATGCGGTTATATAGTATGTAGAGCTTGCTCAAAGAGCCGGGCCTTGATACCAAACATCTCCTCCAGACCGGTCAGAATTTGCCGGGCCTGTGTGAGCAGCGTTCATGAGGGAAAAGAGCAAGGAAAGCAGAGAGCTAAGGGTAAGCACTGGAAGAAGAACTCCGTAGAGGACACGCCAACGCTACATGAGTATGAGACGTCGAGTGATGACGAGTCCTGTGAGCAGGGCTACCAGGTGCCCACCAAGTGGTTCAAGAGCCCAGAGGATGAGGATTACTCCCCATACTGCTACATAAAGCCCGAGCACATGAATCCTCCCGTCAGTGAACTCTGA